A region of Allocoleopsis franciscana PCC 7113 DNA encodes the following proteins:
- a CDS encoding COP23 domain-containing protein has product MKLQSLTPVLTVVAITPGLTISTEPSQAQSNPAPDQRGFYCDTSTGVPMTMYQNAGGSVERWIEWSSGAFSRSGYSPLTRCQKVSERLETQRRAGRLKYITSSMQKSLPVVCTATDGGECDVMLFTLRRREDVVPVMSKLLALREGVKGVPPLRL; this is encoded by the coding sequence ATGAAACTTCAATCACTTACACCAGTTTTGACGGTAGTAGCAATAACTCCTGGTTTGACGATTAGCACCGAACCCAGTCAAGCACAAAGCAATCCTGCTCCAGATCAAAGGGGATTTTACTGCGATACTTCGACAGGTGTGCCAATGACAATGTATCAAAATGCTGGGGGTAGTGTAGAGCGTTGGATTGAATGGAGTTCTGGTGCGTTTAGCCGGAGTGGATATAGTCCGTTAACTCGTTGTCAGAAAGTTAGTGAACGCCTAGAAACCCAGCGCCGTGCTGGAAGGCTAAAGTACATTACTTCAAGTATGCAAAAGAGTCTACCTGTCGTCTGTACGGCTACAGATGGGGGTGAATGTGATGTCATGCTATTTACGCTTAGGCGACGGGAAGATGTGGTTCCCGTTATGAGTAAGCTTCTAGCTTTGCGAGAGGGAGTCAAAGGAGTACCTCCTCTGCGGTTGTAG
- a CDS encoding WD40 domain-containing protein, translating into MQTLKASPEGLDRIKKAREEKGWAIDDKRSRWLREASKILEPEKNWEEIDQFAVSIGTWKRFLKGEAVKPHYFRAFCQVLGLNWEEVVAGTPTQPNRKKTSTTPRKDWGEAPDVPYFVGRTKELDQLQQWIIKERCRLVALLGMGGIGKTALSVKLVQQIQGEFEYIIWRSLRNAPPFPEIVTDTIKFLSNQQETDLPETANGKVSRLIHYLRSSRCLLIFDNADTIFRSGECAGNYREGYEEYGELFRQIGETPHQSCLLLTSREKPKEVAFFEGRQEGRQIKSLKLEGLEKPNVQELFQSRGTFSGSDSEWNELMTLYAGNPLALNVVAATIQEYFGSNLAEFFKLGAAVFGDIRHLADEQYSRLSDLEKEIMYWLATNREPVCLLELRDDIIPPIAPAQLIDALESLARRSLIEKASLLDKPASSFTQQPVVMEYMTNRLINLVFEEIVTEKMALFNRHALIKAQTKDYVRETQIVLILKPVLDKLLDKFGNQNTLKLHLKQILATLREQFPHKLGYAGGNILNILCQSNIDLSGEDFSELKVWQAYLDGVHLHDVNFRNSNLDKSVFSEIFDSILSVAISSDGTLLATGDTDNKIHVWRVADEQLLFTCERHANWVRAVAFSPDGKILASGSTDQTVRLWDASNGKCLKTLQGHTNWIWSLSFSSDSQILASGSDDKTVRLWNVSTGERLQTLPEHSHWVRSVAFGSDSSTLVSASVDQIVRLWDIRTGECLEHWQERNHVVRSIACRLDENKLVIGTDDYKVILLDIHTGEHLKTFEGHTNRVWSVAFSPQGNMLASGSADHTVKLWDIHTGRCLNTLKEEGYRVRSLAFTPDGKILATGSDDQSVSLWSVPEGKRLKSLQGYTQRVWSVAFSPDGQTLVSGSDDQKLRLWDVNTGECLQTLSGHKGRVRSVAFSPDGDTIASASNDQKIKLWDVSTGKCRLTLSGHKDWVSSLAFSQDGTKLVSASDDKTVRLWDVSTGQYLKTIGEHGDWVWSVAVSPDGSILANTSENKTVWLWDINTGECLHTLQGHTNKVRTVAFSHQGNIADLTSVQYSLTSPPTPLLQGEGSKKFSPPYLQGKGAGGLGFSDVLHATENHYILASGSDDQTVRLWDVCTGECLQILQGHTNQIRSVAFSPNGQIVASGSDDQTVKLWNVCDGKCLQMLHGHTKSVWSVHWSPNGHTLASGSEDETIKIWDVTTAECLRTLRAKKPYEGMNITGVTGLTEAQKATLKALGALEEGECLSLA; encoded by the coding sequence GTGCAAACTCTCAAAGCCTCTCCAGAAGGACTCGACAGAATTAAGAAAGCGAGAGAAGAAAAAGGTTGGGCAATAGATGACAAACGCTCCCGATGGCTCAGGGAAGCCAGTAAAATTCTGGAACCAGAGAAAAACTGGGAAGAAATAGACCAATTTGCCGTCTCGATTGGAACTTGGAAGCGGTTTCTAAAGGGAGAAGCGGTCAAACCTCACTATTTCCGAGCATTTTGCCAAGTTTTAGGGCTAAACTGGGAAGAAGTTGTCGCTGGCACTCCAACTCAACCCAATCGTAAAAAGACAAGCACTACCCCCCGCAAAGATTGGGGAGAAGCGCCCGATGTCCCCTATTTCGTTGGACGCACCAAAGAACTAGATCAGTTACAACAATGGATTATTAAAGAGCGCTGCCGACTGGTGGCGCTCTTAGGTATGGGGGGAATTGGCAAAACCGCTCTATCCGTCAAGCTGGTACAACAAATTCAAGGTGAGTTTGAGTACATCATCTGGCGAAGTCTCCGCAATGCTCCACCTTTCCCAGAGATTGTGACAGACACAATCAAATTCCTATCCAACCAACAAGAAACCGATTTACCAGAAACCGCAAACGGTAAAGTATCGCGACTGATTCATTATTTACGCTCCTCACGCTGTCTGCTCATCTTCGACAATGCCGACACAATTTTCCGTAGTGGTGAGTGCGCTGGGAACTACCGAGAGGGATATGAAGAGTATGGTGAGCTATTCAGACAGATAGGAGAAACACCCCATCAAAGCTGCTTGCTGCTAACCAGTCGCGAGAAACCGAAAGAAGTTGCATTTTTTGAAGGGAGACAAGAGGGGAGACAAATTAAATCCTTAAAACTGGAGGGATTGGAGAAGCCAAATGTGCAAGAACTTTTTCAATCCAGGGGGACGTTCTCTGGTTCAGACTCCGAATGGAATGAACTTATGACGCTCTATGCAGGAAACCCTTTAGCGTTGAACGTCGTCGCTGCAACAATTCAGGAATATTTTGGCAGTAATCTTGCTGAATTTTTCAAATTAGGTGCAGCCGTTTTTGGTGATATTCGTCATCTAGCCGATGAACAATACAGTCGCTTGTCAGATTTAGAAAAAGAGATTATGTACTGGTTGGCAACTAATCGCGAACCCGTTTGTTTACTAGAATTGCGAGATGATATTATACCACCGATCGCACCTGCACAATTAATAGATGCTCTAGAATCTCTGGCACGTCGCTCTCTAATCGAGAAAGCTTCGCTACTTGATAAACCTGCCTCATCCTTTACTCAACAACCTGTAGTCATGGAGTACATGACTAACCGATTGATAAATCTGGTTTTTGAGGAAATTGTTACAGAAAAAATGGCACTTTTTAACCGCCATGCTTTGATAAAGGCTCAGACAAAAGACTACGTTAGAGAAACGCAGATTGTTCTCATCCTGAAGCCAGTTCTAGATAAGCTTTTAGATAAATTTGGCAACCAAAATACACTAAAACTTCATTTGAAGCAAATTCTTGCAACCCTAAGAGAGCAATTCCCCCACAAATTAGGGTATGCAGGCGGAAACATCCTCAATATTCTGTGTCAGAGCAACATTGATTTGAGTGGAGAGGATTTTTCGGAGTTAAAGGTTTGGCAAGCTTACTTAGATGGAGTACACTTGCATGATGTCAATTTTCGTAACTCTAACCTAGATAAATCTGTTTTTTCGGAAATATTCGATAGTATTTTGTCAGTAGCTATTAGCTCAGATGGAACGCTTTTAGCTACAGGTGATACTGATAATAAAATTCATGTATGGCGCGTTGCAGACGAGCAACTCCTTTTTACCTGTGAGAGACACGCTAATTGGGTAAGAGCTGTTGCCTTTAGTCCAGATGGTAAAATTTTGGCTAGTGGTAGTACTGACCAAACCGTGAGGTTGTGGGACGCATCCAACGGGAAGTGCCTGAAAACTCTGCAAGGACACACCAATTGGATATGGTCACTTTCCTTCAGTTCAGATAGCCAAATTCTTGCCAGTGGCAGTGATGACAAAACCGTGAGATTATGGAATGTCAGCACAGGTGAACGCCTACAAACATTGCCGGAACATTCGCATTGGGTAAGGTCAGTTGCGTTTGGTTCAGATAGTAGTACGTTGGTGAGCGCGAGTGTCGATCAAATTGTCAGATTATGGGATATCCGTACAGGTGAATGCCTCGAACATTGGCAGGAACGCAATCATGTAGTACGGTCAATTGCCTGTCGTCTCGATGAGAACAAGCTGGTTATTGGCACGGATGACTATAAGGTGATTTTATTGGATATCCACACAGGAGAACACCTCAAAACCTTCGAGGGACACACCAATCGAGTTTGGTCAGTCGCCTTTAGTCCTCAAGGTAATATGCTTGCCAGTGGGAGTGCAGATCACACGGTGAAATTATGGGATATCCACACTGGCAGATGCTTGAATACGTTAAAGGAAGAGGGTTATCGAGTGCGATCGCTCGCTTTCACTCCAGATGGTAAAATACTTGCTACAGGCAGTGATGACCAAAGCGTGAGTTTATGGAGCGTCCCTGAAGGTAAGCGCCTGAAATCTTTGCAAGGTTACACTCAGCGAGTTTGGTCTGTTGCCTTTAGTCCAGATGGTCAAACGCTAGTCAGTGGTAGTGACGACCAGAAGCTAAGATTGTGGGATGTTAACACGGGTGAATGCCTGCAAACGTTGTCAGGGCACAAAGGGCGGGTGCGATCGGTTGCCTTCAGTCCAGACGGTGATACTATAGCCAGTGCTAGTAATGACCAGAAGATAAAATTGTGGGATGTCAGCACAGGAAAGTGCCGCTTAACGTTATCCGGGCACAAAGATTGGGTGTCATCATTAGCATTCAGCCAAGATGGTACAAAGCTAGTCAGTGCTAGTGATGACAAAACCGTAAGATTATGGGATGTTTCCACTGGTCAATATCTTAAAACTATAGGCGAACACGGCGATTGGGTTTGGTCAGTTGCCGTCAGTCCAGATGGCAGCATACTTGCTAATACAAGTGAGAATAAGACGGTGTGGTTGTGGGATATCAACACAGGTGAATGCCTCCACACCTTACAGGGACATACTAATAAAGTGCGTACAGTTGCCTTTAGTCATCAAGGTAATATAGCGGATCTCACATCAGTGCAATACAGTCTGACCTCTCCCCCAACCCCTCTCCTACAAGGAGAGGGGAGTAAGAAGTTTTCTCCCCCTTACCTACAAGGGAAGGGGGCTGGGGGGTTAGGTTTTTCTGATGTACTTCACGCAACTGAGAACCACTATATCCTTGCCAGTGGAAGTGATGACCAAACGGTAAGGTTGTGGGATGTCTGTACTGGTGAATGTCTGCAAATTCTTCAGGGACATACCAATCAAATCAGGTCAGTTGCCTTTAGTCCGAATGGTCAAATTGTTGCTAGTGGAAGTGATGACCAAACGGTGAAGTTGTGGAACGTTTGTGATGGTAAGTGTCTGCAAATGTTGCACGGGCATACCAAGTCAGTATGGTCAGTGCATTGGAGTCCGAATGGTCATACTCTTGCTAGTGGTAGTGAAGATGAGACGATTAAGATTTGGGATGTAACAACGGCTGAGTGCCTGAGAACTCTGAGAGCTAAAAAACCTTATGAAGGCATGAATATTACTGGCGTTACAGGTTTAACGGAGGCGCAAAAAGCTACGCTAAAAGCTCTAGGTGCGTTGGAAGAGGGAGAGTGTTTATCTCTGGCATGA
- the gatA gene encoding Asp-tRNA(Asn)/Glu-tRNA(Gln) amidotransferase subunit GatA → MASIRELHTQLICKERSAVEITQEALDRIQLLEPQLHSFLCVTAEQALDQARQVDAKIAAGEEIDLLAGIPIGIKDNMCTKGIRTTCASKILENFVPPYESTVTQKLKAAGAVMVGKTNLDEFAMGSSTENSAYQVTANPWDVSRVPGGSSGGSASAVAAQECVVALGSDTGGSIRQPASFCGVVGMKPTYGLVSRYGLVAFASSLDQIGPFGRTVEDTAILLNAIAGYDPNDATSLKVQIPDYLKALQPDLQPRGRIKIGVIKETFGEGLDPVVEQTITKAIDQLQTLGAEIHVVSCPRFRYGLPTYYIIAPSEASANLARYDGVKYGIRVPDAENLLDMYKKTRAAGFGAEVKRRIMLGTYALSAGYYDAYYLKAQKVRTLIKQDFENAFKQVDVLVCPTAPTTAFKAGEKTEDPLSMYLGDLMTIPVSLAGLPGMSIPCGFDESGLPIGLQLIGKVLREDQLFQVAYAYEQSTPWHLRSPQIKSAANP, encoded by the coding sequence ATGGCATCCATCCGTGAGTTGCACACACAACTCATTTGTAAAGAACGTTCGGCTGTTGAAATTACCCAAGAAGCCCTAGACCGAATTCAGCTACTAGAGCCGCAATTACACAGCTTTTTGTGCGTGACAGCAGAACAAGCCTTGGATCAGGCGCGTCAAGTGGATGCCAAAATCGCCGCCGGGGAAGAAATTGACCTATTGGCGGGGATTCCCATTGGCATCAAAGACAATATGTGTACCAAGGGGATTCGCACCACCTGCGCCTCTAAGATTCTGGAAAATTTTGTACCCCCCTATGAGTCAACAGTGACGCAAAAGTTGAAAGCAGCGGGTGCAGTCATGGTGGGGAAAACGAACCTAGATGAATTTGCGATGGGGAGTTCTACCGAAAACTCCGCCTATCAAGTGACCGCTAATCCCTGGGATGTATCACGAGTGCCTGGGGGTTCCTCTGGCGGATCGGCATCAGCGGTAGCAGCACAAGAGTGCGTGGTGGCACTGGGTTCTGACACTGGCGGCTCAATTCGTCAACCCGCTTCGTTCTGCGGCGTGGTGGGCATGAAACCCACCTATGGGCTGGTTTCTCGTTATGGTTTGGTCGCCTTTGCCTCTTCTTTAGATCAAATTGGCCCCTTTGGGCGAACGGTAGAAGATACGGCGATTTTATTAAATGCGATTGCAGGTTATGACCCCAACGATGCCACCAGTCTCAAGGTGCAAATCCCAGACTACCTCAAAGCGCTTCAGCCGGATCTTCAGCCTAGGGGACGCATCAAGATTGGCGTGATTAAAGAAACCTTTGGGGAAGGTTTAGATCCCGTTGTCGAGCAAACCATTACCAAAGCGATCGATCAACTGCAAACTTTAGGGGCTGAAATCCATGTCGTCTCCTGCCCCCGCTTCCGTTATGGGTTGCCGACTTACTACATCATTGCCCCTAGTGAAGCCTCAGCCAACCTCGCTCGCTACGATGGTGTCAAGTATGGTATCCGTGTCCCTGATGCAGAAAATCTGCTTGACATGTACAAGAAAACTCGTGCGGCTGGGTTTGGTGCAGAGGTCAAACGCCGGATTATGCTGGGAACTTATGCCCTGTCAGCAGGATACTACGACGCTTATTACCTCAAAGCCCAAAAAGTTCGGACTTTGATCAAACAAGACTTTGAGAATGCCTTTAAACAAGTCGATGTCTTGGTGTGTCCCACAGCACCGACGACGGCTTTTAAAGCTGGGGAAAAGACAGAAGACCCCTTGAGTATGTATCTAGGGGACTTGATGACGATCCCGGTGAGTCTTGCTGGGTTACCAGGGATGAGCATCCCTTGTGGTTTTGATGAAAGTGGACTCCCCATTGGTCTACAGCTTATTGGCAAAGTCTTGCGCGAAGACCAGTTGTTTCAGGTGGCTTATGCTTATGAGCAATCCACACCCTGGCATCTGCGATCGCCTCAGATCAAGTCGGCGGCTAACCCTTGA